The proteins below are encoded in one region of Ostrea edulis chromosome 3, xbOstEdul1.1, whole genome shotgun sequence:
- the LOC125677306 gene encoding uncharacterized protein LOC125677306 isoform X1: MLCLKYKRRNWRKKYERLPLLPKYVVRVRQYGNNVCLTVEGVEKNFDKITWERDGEVLEPNSRKLHIYQDLPHIVSLVIYDVTVKDSATYQCILKSRREVETSDVTVLDFNPIKLIGPAYQRWTGMTRKEIQAKVMHQPILPPNCRNRNSVKYDIIMTLTKTTEYRNESFFTQTTETDMRRAFHYGVLLSKNSRLRWRTLNGPSVLNDIYQRFHNTTIRPKTPKECRKRCATIASLKCTERHVTFVSPDVEYATLWNFLQTGCVTSKMATLLECRNLSIVKRYLRSDKHIPGENERCVCLPAVYRQKLQERLIEWEKCHQKSKST; encoded by the exons ATGCTTTGCCTGAAGTATAAGAGAAGAAACTGGAGGAAAAAATACGAAAGGCTACCACTTCTACCTAAATATG TCGTCAGAGTACGGCAATATGGCAATAACGTGTGCTTGACGGTAGAAGGGGTGGAAAAAAACTTCGACAAGATCACGTGGGAAAGAGACGGGGAGGTTTTAGAACCAAATTCACGAAAACTACATATCTATCAGGATCTACCACACATTGTCTCTTTAGTGATCTATGATGTCACAGTTAAAGACAGCGCCACCTATCAGTGTATACTTAAGTCCAGACGTGAAGTGGAAACCAGTGATGTCACTGTGTTGG ACTTCAATCCAATAAAATTGATAGGACCAGCGTATCAAAGATGGACAGGTATGACTAGAAAGGAAATTCAAGCAAAAGTGATGCATCAACCCATCCTTCCTCCGAACTGTCGAAACCGGAATTCTGTCAAGTATGACATCATAATGACCTTAACGAAGACCACAGAATACAGGAATGAAA GTTTTTTCACACAAACGACAGAGACGGACATGAGGAGGGCATTCCATTACGGTGTCCTCCTGAGCAAAAACTCCCGACTCCGCTGGAGGACCCTCAACGGTCCCTCTGTACTGAATGACATCTACCAGCGTTTCCATAATACTACCATACGTCCCAAGACTCCTAAAGAATGTAGGAAACGGTGTGCAACGATAGCAAGTCTCAAATGTACAGAGAGGCACGTGACTTTTGTCTCCCCTGACGTAGAATACGCAACGCTCTGGAATTTCCTACAGACTGGTTGCGTCACCAGCAAGATGGCGACTTTGTTGGAGTGCAGAAATTTATCGATAGTGAAGAGATATTTACGAAGTGATAAACACATACCCGGAGAGAATGAACGATGCGTCTGCTTACCTGCTGTGTATCGACAAAAGCTTCAAGAAAGACTTATAGAATGGGAAAAATGCCACCAGAAATCAAAATCTACCTGA
- the LOC125677306 gene encoding uncharacterized protein LOC125677306 isoform X2, producing the protein MLCLKYKRRNWRKKYERLPLLPKYVVRVRQYGNNVCLTVEGVEKNFDKITWERDGEVLEPNSRKLHIYQDLPHIVSLVIYDVTVKDSATYQCILKSRREVETSDVTVLGPAYQRWTGMTRKEIQAKVMHQPILPPNCRNRNSVKYDIIMTLTKTTEYRNESFFTQTTETDMRRAFHYGVLLSKNSRLRWRTLNGPSVLNDIYQRFHNTTIRPKTPKECRKRCATIASLKCTERHVTFVSPDVEYATLWNFLQTGCVTSKMATLLECRNLSIVKRYLRSDKHIPGENERCVCLPAVYRQKLQERLIEWEKCHQKSKST; encoded by the exons ATGCTTTGCCTGAAGTATAAGAGAAGAAACTGGAGGAAAAAATACGAAAGGCTACCACTTCTACCTAAATATG TCGTCAGAGTACGGCAATATGGCAATAACGTGTGCTTGACGGTAGAAGGGGTGGAAAAAAACTTCGACAAGATCACGTGGGAAAGAGACGGGGAGGTTTTAGAACCAAATTCACGAAAACTACATATCTATCAGGATCTACCACACATTGTCTCTTTAGTGATCTATGATGTCACAGTTAAAGACAGCGCCACCTATCAGTGTATACTTAAGTCCAGACGTGAAGTGGAAACCAGTGATGTCACTGTGTTGG GACCAGCGTATCAAAGATGGACAGGTATGACTAGAAAGGAAATTCAAGCAAAAGTGATGCATCAACCCATCCTTCCTCCGAACTGTCGAAACCGGAATTCTGTCAAGTATGACATCATAATGACCTTAACGAAGACCACAGAATACAGGAATGAAA GTTTTTTCACACAAACGACAGAGACGGACATGAGGAGGGCATTCCATTACGGTGTCCTCCTGAGCAAAAACTCCCGACTCCGCTGGAGGACCCTCAACGGTCCCTCTGTACTGAATGACATCTACCAGCGTTTCCATAATACTACCATACGTCCCAAGACTCCTAAAGAATGTAGGAAACGGTGTGCAACGATAGCAAGTCTCAAATGTACAGAGAGGCACGTGACTTTTGTCTCCCCTGACGTAGAATACGCAACGCTCTGGAATTTCCTACAGACTGGTTGCGTCACCAGCAAGATGGCGACTTTGTTGGAGTGCAGAAATTTATCGATAGTGAAGAGATATTTACGAAGTGATAAACACATACCCGGAGAGAATGAACGATGCGTCTGCTTACCTGCTGTGTATCGACAAAAGCTTCAAGAAAGACTTATAGAATGGGAAAAATGCCACCAGAAATCAAAATCTACCTGA
- the LOC125673370 gene encoding uncharacterized protein LOC125673370, which yields MGLLFYHLILVLYYFHVEGSMIADQSIPDREGGIVCGIAKLVHDVYKTLLWLTQTTKNVAYPMTTVMDTNGLYHQLVTPTPRGQIYTWRKIIVWEVVFPEAMNEFKVDADDGMILCMKVVNEQIFRGQALGKSMMSVLKIVCAKYGIAVNIMAQNSETNNFTFVKRYALARIFRTKYYENRSKEYSSRITDRVISNVWTYRYLHDGLQLGDWQGIRNIQQNTLDVYHNKWCETHGKTFAIDWHDYTLNNINVSSKYDATLGLPRTHWIPEYIHTPNEERYLFLLHTMRHQTYCLNFRLPNVDLIHSRNDLLHPSVHVLDHQYIGVKSLFGYFATSLLTLYTMFSDIVNFKTNCNNDTDENNYKHFCDCNTTKTIFMGYHGSCLNACKQKVFNFSCFGSEYWQEDQTWHLVKRFNWWMLIRILSFAIILQCLFRDVEFCPAKESAAKSTIIGGKNNRCSKRKILFRQVIRPKYRRIEDTILQRPKSKTLRFFTRNGDKHINTSFLSENNTAENCMHVKTTYIMKSIQQESQNIYDKHSDTSIFKTRFNNCTRSEMQFRTEHGYTSCEKTFLRNCGNTHIKRETSMILLGDRPDEEQTTLKTIGEEMHPCADDYENTFDTQEATCPMDLGISSRQNSDINENTDELDFSILRDTFNNCDESIPPPDVEGTYDTSHEILTDEMQFSSSGKHSLLQSDISKTFSSSVTSFDGKMSLDKDIETTSCSDILRNSDLSNIEVYGCSFSTRRDVTTVKNFGSPIESPSFEIHNDKREITNEEFKEKKSHQNFYSLIKKTVVKYFDLRLRRRIRRNKSKVKRRIRRFCLRWKKPKKVNHESIQCCPFLNVGNTEDCNQPQTTVSSHPIDEEYLHSHTPPESVGSLSSLFNDISFQSAHDDDRYRYEWFRLASLCHFDSDSVHAIILARNGWYGRENGNETVCYSCHMVRDSWESGDDPRTFHDSNCRFLSDEFNNVPIPRNCDQNRIHVDHSRPITGRDTLQSDGQRYRLPQNNVTTDERQESSNMSSQLSSISSNSSSIYRMQYGRQDISERPIDNSQRATRTENGTPSDRGNQTDLGSRATQAAAPSNDTAHSPLEALMRDPMGINFERPKYPSYAILAIRISSYTDWPTTMTQTPRDMSLAGFFYAGYGDYTRCFFCGGGLRNWEAGDDPWVEHARWFSKCAFVRQNRGQQFIDLVLQRMREIEQQQTEPQVAGPVDDQPSKEDRIMNSAAVRSIKDMGYNDETIKAAISAIKSRLPKGKHKVSAHEILEVVFELIDKDRTGPSTEMNWSRHAERATTTEDQFHNTNITEESKDGPQQSEVEEEQEETASQRFNSLTLNDVESLQRENTSLKDQILCKICMEKNVSIAFLPCGHLACCVDCAPAMRKCPICREFVRGTVKTFLV from the exons ATGGGACTTTTATTTTACCATTTGATATTGGTACTTTATTATTTTCAC GTCGAGGGTTCCATGATAGCTGACCAATCTATCCCTGACAGGGAGGGTGGAATAG TGTGTGGCATTGCAAAATTGGTGCACGATGTCTACAAAACATTGTTATGGCTGAcgcaaacaacaaaaaatgtcGCATACCCCATGACTACTGTTATGGACACAAATGGATTGTATCATCAATTAGTTACGCCCACCCCACGTGGACAAATTTACACATGGAGAAAAATTATCG TTTGGGAAGTCGTTTTTCCAGAAGCAATGAACGAATTCAAAGTTGATGCAGACGATGGAATGATACTATGCATGAAAGTGGTCAATGAACAAATATTCAGAGGACAAGCTCTGGGGAAGTCTATGATGAGCGTTTTGAAAATTGTATGTGCAAAATATGGAATTGCAGTCAACATAATGGCTCAGAACAGTGAGACGAATAACTTTACCTTCGTCAAAAGATATGCACTTGCGCGTATATTTCGAACGAA GTATTACGAAAATAGAAGTAAAGAATATTCCTCGAGGATCACTg ATCGTGTGATATCAAATGTTTGGACATATCGATATCTTCATGATGGGCTGCAATTGGGAGATTGGCAAGGCATCAGAAATATTCAACAAAACACACTCGATGTATATCACAATAAATGGTGTGAAACGCATGGCAAAACTTTTGCAATTGATTGGCACGATTATACCTTGAACAACATAAATGTTTCATCGAAGTACGATGCGACACTGGGACTACCAAGGACACATTGGATTCCAGAATACATCCACACTCCCAATGAAGAGAGATATCTATTTCTTCTCCATACCATGAGGCATCAAActtattgtttaaattttcgCTTACCGAATGTAGATTTAATTCATTCAAGAAATGATTTACTTCATCcatctgtacatgtacttgatcaCCAGTATATTGGAGTCAAGTCTTTGTTTGGATATTTTGCAACTAGTCTTTTAACTTTATATACTATGTTTAGCGAtattgtcaattttaaaacGAATTGTAACAATGATACTGATGAGaataattataaacatttttGTGATTGCAATACAACCAAGACGATATTTATGGGATATCATGGATCATGTCTAAATGCGTGCAAACAAAAAG tatTCAACTTCTCTTGCTTTGGGTCTGAATATTG GCAAGAAGACCAGACGTGGCATCTTGTTAAACGTTTCAATTGGTGGATGTTGATACGTATCCTTAGTTTTGCAATAATATTACAATGCCTCTTTCGTGATGTAGAGTTTTGCCCAGCTAAAGAATCTGCAGCAAAGTCAACCATCATAGGCGGAAAAAACAATAGGTGTTCGAAAAGAAAGATTCTTTTTAGACAAGTTATACGTCCAAAATATAGACGAATAGAAGATACCATCTTGCAAAGACCTAAATCGAAGACATTGCGTTTTTTCACTAGAAATGGAGATAAGCATATTAATACGTCATTTCTTAGTGAGAATAATACAGCAGAAAATTGTATGCATGTGAAAACAACATATATAATGAAATCAATACAACAGGAAAGCCAGAATATTTATGATAAACATTCAGACACGAGTATCTTCAAGACTAGATTCAACAATTGTACACGTTCAGAAATGCAATTCAGGACCGAGCATGGATACACATCTTGTGAGAAGACATTTCTCCGAAACTGTGGCAATACACATATAAAGAGAGAAACCTCAATGATATTATTGGGAGATCGacctgatgaagagcaaacaaCATTAAAAACTATCGGAGAAGAAATGCACCCGTGCGCTGATGATTATGAAAACACGTTTGACACACAAGAAGCTACATGCCCAATGGATCTAGGCATATCATCGAGACAAAACTctgatatcaatgaaaataccgACGAATTGGATTTTTCTATCTTGAGAGATACTTTCAACAATTGCGATGAATCAATTCCGCCTCCTGATGTCGAAGGAACTTATGATACATCGCATGAAATCCTAACTGATGAAATGCAATTTTCCTCAAGTGGTAAACACTCATTACTTCAAAGCGATATCTCGAAAACGTTCTCGTCTTCGGTTACCAGTTTTGATGGGAAAATGTCGTTAGATAAAGATATTGAAACTACTTCGTGTAGTGATATTCTTAGAAATTCAGATTTGAGCAACATTGAAGTGTACGGTTGTTCGTTTTCTACACGAAGAGATGTAACAACAGTGAAAAATTTTGGTAGTCCTATTGAAAGTCCGTCATTCGAAATTCACAATGACAAAAGGGAAATTACAAATGAGGAATTCAAAGAAAAGAAATCACACCAGAATTTTTATtccttgataaaaaaaactgtggtaaaatattttgatttaaggCTGAGAAGGAGAATTCGTCGAAACAAGAGTAAAGTGAAAAGAAGAATAAGAAGGTTCTGTCTGCGATGGAAAAAACCAAAGAAGGTCAATCATGAATCAATTCAATGTTGTCCTTTCCttaatgtaggaaatacagagGACTGCAATCAACCTCAAACAACAGTATCCTCTCATCCAATAGACGAGGAGTATCTACACTCTCATACGCCTCCGGAGTCTGTCGGATCATTGAGTTCCCTTTTCAATGATATCTCTTTTCAGTCAGCCCATGACGATGATAGATACCGTTACGAATGGTTTCGATTAGCGTCTCTTTGTCACTTTGACTCCGATTCCGTTCATGCTATCATCCTTGCCAGAAATGGTTGGTACGGTAGAGAAAATGGAAATGAAACCGTTTGCTATAGCTGTCACATGGTTCGAGATTCCTGGGAGAGTGGTGATGACCCACGGACCTTCCACGACTCCAACTGCAG ATTCCTTAGTGACGAATTTAACAATGTGCCCATACCACGCAATTGTGATCAGAACAGAATTCATGTCGACCATTCACGCCCTATCACAGGCAGAGACACACTTCAAAGTGACGGACAACGTTATAGACTTCCTCAAAACAATGTCACAACAGATGAGAGGCAAGAATCGAGTAATATGTCAAGTCAACTCTCAAGTATCTCAAGTAATTCGTCCAGTATCTACCGCATGCAG TATGGAAGGCAGGACATTTCTGAAAGACCAATAGACAACAGTCAAAGAGCAACGAGAACAGAGAATGGGACCCCTTCAGATAGAGGGAATCAAACTGACTTAGGTTCTCGTGCAACACAAGCTGCAGCTCCCAGCAATGACACTGCTCATTCTCCACTGGAGGCTTTAATGAGGGATCCCATGGGTATCAATTTTGAACGCCCCAAATACCCGTCCTACGCCATTCTGGCTATTCGGATCAGTTCCTATACTGATTGGCCGACGACCATGACGCAGACACCACGTGACATGTCTCTAGCTGGGTTCTTCTATGCTGGTTACGGAGACTATACACGGTGTTTCTTCTGTGGAGGGGGACTGAGGAACTGGGAGGCAGGCGACGATCCATGG GTCGAACACGCTCGTTGGTTCAGCAAATGTGCATTTGTAAGACAAAACCGTGGACAACAGTTCATCGACCTTGTCCTCCAGAGAATGAGAGAAATA GAACAACAACAAACAGAGCCGCAAGTAGCCG GTCCTGTGGATGATCAACCCTCTAAGGAGGATAGAATCATGAATTCTGCCGCTGTGAGGAGCATCAAAGATATGGGGTACAACGATGAGACAATCAAGGCAGCCATTAGCGCTATCAAGAGTAGACTACCTAAAG GAAAACACAAAGTTTCTGCCCATGAGATTTTGGAAGTAGTCTTCGAACTTATAGATAAAGATAGAACAGGGCCTTCAACTGAAATGAACTGGAGTAGACATGCCGAGAGAGCAACAACGACGGAAGATCAATTCCACAATACAAACATTACCGAAGAATCAAAGGACGGACCTCAGCAAA GTGAAGTGGAGGAAGAGCAAGAGGAAACTGCTTCTCAACGTTTTAACAGTTTGACACTAAATG ATGTGGAGTCCCTGCAGCGTGAGAACACGAGTCTGAAGGACCAGATTCTGTGTAAGATCTGTATGGAGAAGAATGTGTCCATAGCCTTCCTGCCCTGTGGTCATCTGGCCTGCTGTGTGGACTGCGCTCCGGCCATGAGAAAATGTCCTATATGTAGGGAGTTCGTTAGGGGCACTGTCAAAACCTTTCTCGTGTAA